The Prinia subflava isolate CZ2003 ecotype Zambia chromosome 13, Cam_Psub_1.2, whole genome shotgun sequence genome contains a region encoding:
- the CDT1 gene encoding DNA replication factor Cdt1 has protein sequence MAQLRLTDFFGQTKATTGAPAKRSGGRGLKAALGGPPVHREEEKEEDGAPAGLSARSLPLPGPLRTPARGGSPALRGLAGRKRSRREMEAESPLGARLGEPSGKSARKRLELPRDAEPGSPGAATSSSPLATPGPPTPLSRDLAVSPPATTSVPPGRGQDTGTQGTGRRLQREDVAELRGRLQRMKVPGPVPSVPSGTSRDLRSRLERVRQLELRVRQRRAAGGDTGAGGDTREMAPRDTGEAAPEGETGQKPPAYQRFHTLAQDLPPGLTLPYKFRVLAEMFRSVDTVTGMLFNRAETVTFAKVKRSVQDMMRRQFEERHLGQIKAVYPSSYRLRQEKNVPTFGSGGKKSEYQLTLEPLLGEEEKVNGRPHLSASRLLERRREFHRNLVNIVREHHKAFLAALSPPMVVPEEKLTRWHPRFNVDEVPDIAPAELPQPPQEDRLSTAQEVLSTARGMLSPKMEKALANLALRTAGASAEEPTPSPAPAPASTPSALKGVSQGLLDRVRAKEARRLQALLTRDAAQERRAARLARLPAMARVLRGVFVAEKKPALAMELLCARLADSCPELVAPGEMEEHVRLLAELLPDWVGIHALRTDTYVKLDKEKDLGLVTERLNRAAKEAGAL, from the exons ATGGCCCAGCTCCGCCTCACCGACTTCTTCGGCCAGACAAAAGCGACCACCGGAGCCCCGGCCAAGcgcagcggcggccgcgggctCAAGGCCGCCCTCGGCGGTCCCCCGGTGCAccgggaggaggagaaggaggaggatggtGCCCCGGCGGGGCTCAGCGCCCGCTCGCTGCCGCTGCCCGGCCCCCTGCGCACCCCGGCCCGCGGGGGCTCCCCGGCGCTGCGGGGCCTGGCGGGCAGGAAGCGGAGCCGCCGGGAGATGGAAGCGGAGTCGCCGCTCGGGGCCCGGCTCGGGGAACCGAGCGGGAAATCGGCGCGcaagaggctggagctgccccgggATGCGGAGCCGGGGTCCCCGGGAGCG GccaccagctcctctcctctggCCACTCCTGGACCCCCAACACCCCTCTCACGGGACCTGGCAGTGTCCCCCCCGGCCACCACCAGCGTCCCCCCCGGCCGTGGGcaggacacggggacacaggggacaggcaggcGCCTGCAGCGG gaggACGTGGCCGAGCTGCGGGGCCGCCTGCAGAGGATGAAGGTGCCGGGCCCGGTGCCCTCTGTGCCCAGCGGGACCAGCAGGGACCTGCGGAGCCGCCTGGAGCGCGTGCGGCAGCTGGAGCTGCGCGTCCGGCAGAGGAGAGCGGCCGGCGGGGACACCGGGGCCGGCGGGGACACCAGGGAGATGGCTCCCAGGGACACCGGGGAGGCAGCTCCCGAGGGAGAGACcgg ccagaagCCCCCGGCGTACCAGCGGTTCCACACGCTGGCCCAGGACCTGCCCCCGGGGCTGACGCTGCCCTACAAGTTCCGGGTGCTGGCAGAGATGTTCCGCAGCGTGGACACCGTCACCGGGATGCTCTTCAACCGCGCCGAGACCGTCACCTTTGCCAAGGTCAAGCGCAGCGTGCAGGACATGATGCGCAG GCAGTTCGAAGAGCGGCACTTGGGGCAGATCAAGGCCGTGTATCCCAGCTCGTACCGGCTGCGCCAGGAGAAGAACGTCCCCACCTTCGGCAGCGGTGGGAAGAAGTCAGAGTATCAGCTCACGCTGGAGCCGCTGCTGGGGGAAG aggagaaggtgaaTGGGCGCCCACACCTGTCGGCGTCACGGCTGCTGGAGCGCCGGAGGGAATTCCACCGCAACCTGGTGAACATCGTCAGGGAGCACCACAAG GCATtcctggctgctctcagccctCCCATGGTGGTGCCAGAGGAGAAGCTGACCCGGTGGCATCCCCGCTTCAACGTGGATGAGGTGCCCGACATCGCCCCCGCGGAGCTGCCGCAGCCGCCGCAGGAGGACAGGCTGAGCACGGCCCAGGAGGTGCTGAGCACGGCCCGGGGGATGCTGAGCCCCAAG ATGGAAAAAGCTCTTGCCAACCTGGCCCTGAGAACAGCCGGAGCCAGTGCGGAGGAACCGACgccttccccagccccggcccctgcCAGCACCCCCAGCGCGCTCAAAGGGGtgtcccaggggctgctggaccGC GTGCGGGCGAAGGAGGCGCGGCGGCTGCAGGCGCTGCTGACGCGGGACGCGGCGCAGGAGCGGCGCGCGGCGCGGCTGGCGCGGCTGCCGGCCATGGCGCGCGTCCTGCGCGGCGTCTTCGTGGCCGAGAAGAAGCCGGCGCTggccatggagctgctctgtgcccgcCTGGCCGACAGCTGCCCCGAGCTGGTGGCGCCCG GTGAGATGGAGGAACACGTGCGGCTCCTGGCGGAGCTGCTGCCCGACTGGGTGGGCATCCACGCCCTCAGGACGGACACCTACGTCAAGCTGGACAAGGAGAAGGACCTGGGCCTCGTCACCGAGAGGCTCAACAGGGCGGCCAAAGAGGCTGGAGCTCTCTGA